The following are encoded in a window of Pseudalgibacter alginicilyticus genomic DNA:
- a CDS encoding sulfatase-like hydrolase/transferase → MKTFKISLLFLLVFGTVCSQNRPNVIFVMPDDISHNAFTYYNPNGPQTPNIDKLAEQSVRLTDFHVSPTCSPTRAALMTGRFNDVTGVWHTIFGRYQLRADEITMADIFKENGYATGLFFKWHLGDNYPFRPKDRGFEYVAWTKGGGTGQQPDYWGNTNNSASVWVNDSIVKMTDEKDDIEGAFTTNFFFNRAMEFMDENIKKNKPFFAYIPTATAHSPHYMPDDAREGVKAFTGTVENIDKNMGRLIQFLEDKGIAENTILIFTTDNGSSTHLRGGKGSFYDGGTRVPCFVRWPNGNLGGLSKGRDVTPLTAHIDWLPTFMDVLGLYDVSNRPEKLKIHGQSFKLLLDNDASNDPDEFKNRAITIVNMRTENVEKFKEVSVKKDIWEGGNITHKWRLVRKDESSDWELYDVLKDEKQENNVINNSMYIAIIEELKEEYEKWWILVKERSDEYTRVVLGNPSEPETRLNSHDFHNSVIWNQGNVARGDEGSGFIAIDIEKSGTYKFDLRRWPKEIENQTTLNTAPVDKVFNSNKSPVALNIASARIKIWNGDTVYVDEKKDANPNADGVLFTLKNLPKGPAFIQTWFYNTSGEIEGAVYYNYASLVEKNN, encoded by the coding sequence ATGAAAACATTTAAAATAAGTTTATTGTTCCTTTTAGTTTTTGGAACAGTCTGTTCACAAAACAGACCTAATGTTATTTTTGTAATGCCTGATGATATCAGTCATAATGCCTTTACTTATTACAACCCAAATGGGCCTCAAACGCCTAATATTGATAAATTAGCAGAGCAAAGTGTACGACTAACAGACTTTCATGTGTCACCAACCTGCTCACCAACAAGAGCTGCTCTAATGACTGGGAGATTTAATGATGTAACCGGGGTTTGGCATACCATTTTTGGAAGATATCAATTAAGAGCAGATGAAATTACCATGGCAGATATATTTAAAGAAAATGGATACGCTACAGGTTTGTTTTTTAAATGGCATTTAGGTGATAATTATCCGTTTCGTCCTAAAGATAGAGGTTTTGAATATGTAGCTTGGACTAAAGGGGGTGGAACAGGTCAGCAACCAGATTATTGGGGTAATACAAATAATAGTGCTAGCGTATGGGTGAATGATTCTATAGTGAAAATGACAGATGAAAAAGATGATATAGAAGGTGCATTTACTACAAATTTCTTTTTTAATAGAGCTATGGAATTTATGGATGAAAATATTAAGAAAAACAAACCGTTTTTTGCATATATCCCAACCGCAACCGCACATAGTCCTCATTATATGCCAGATGATGCTCGCGAAGGTGTTAAGGCTTTTACAGGAACCGTAGAAAATATAGATAAGAATATGGGTAGGCTTATACAGTTTTTAGAAGATAAAGGCATTGCAGAAAATACCATTCTTATTTTTACAACAGATAATGGGTCAAGCACTCATTTACGTGGAGGAAAAGGTTCTTTTTATGATGGGGGAACCAGAGTCCCTTGTTTTGTCCGTTGGCCAAATGGTAACCTTGGAGGATTAAGTAAAGGTCGAGATGTTACACCACTTACAGCACATATTGATTGGTTGCCAACTTTTATGGATGTTCTTGGTTTATATGATGTATCAAACAGACCAGAGAAATTAAAAATTCACGGACAGAGTTTTAAACTCTTATTAGATAATGATGCTTCAAATGATCCAGATGAATTTAAAAATAGAGCAATTACCATTGTGAATATGCGTACTGAAAATGTTGAAAAATTCAAAGAAGTTTCTGTTAAAAAAGATATTTGGGAAGGGGGTAATATAACTCATAAATGGCGATTAGTTAGAAAGGATGAAAGTTCTGATTGGGAACTTTATGATGTTCTTAAGGATGAAAAACAAGAAAATAATGTTATTAATAATTCTATGTATATTGCTATTATAGAGGAGCTTAAAGAAGAATATGAAAAATGGTGGATTTTAGTTAAAGAACGTTCTGATGAATATACCCGTGTTGTATTAGGAAACCCTTCGGAACCAGAAACACGTCTAAATAGCCATGATTTTCATAATTCTGTGATTTGGAACCAAGGTAATGTTGCAAGAGGCGATGAGGGTAGTGGTTTTATTGCTATTGATATTGAAAAATCAGGTACGTATAAATTTGATTTACGTCGATGGCCAAAAGAAATTGAAAATCAAACAACATTAAATACCGCTCCAGTTGATAAGGTGTTTAATAGCAATAAATCTCCTGTTGCTCTTAACATAGCAAGTGCTCGAATTAAAATATGGAACGGTGATACAGTTTATGTTGACGAAAAAAAAGATGCCAATCCAAATGCTGATGGCGTACTTTTTACATTGAAAAATTTACCAAAAGGGCCAGCATTCATTCAAACGTGGTTTTATAATACTTCTGGAGAAATAGAAGGCGCGGTTTATTATAATTATGCGAGTTTGGTTGAAAAAAATAATTAA